In one Populus nigra chromosome 12, ddPopNigr1.1, whole genome shotgun sequence genomic region, the following are encoded:
- the LOC133669749 gene encoding uncharacterized protein LOC133669749 has translation MATLAAAAAARQAATLSRISSPKSPAQVAALIHRRGLAGAADHHGPPRINCWQDPMSPSKWKEEHFVIVSLSGWGLAFYGGYKFFTGGKGKKEEEVVEAAH, from the exons ATGGCTACATTAGCGGCGGCTGCAGCAGCTCGACAAGCCGCTACTCTCTCTCGAATCTCCTCTCCCAAGTCACCAGCTCAAGTCGCCGCTCTCATCCACCGCCGCGGCCTCGCCGGCGCTGCAG ACCACCATGGGCCACCGAGGATTAACTGCTGGCAAGATCCAATGAGCCCATCTAAATGGAAGGAAGAGCAT TTTGTTATCGTCTCTTTAAGTGGTTGGGGTTTAGCCTTCTATGGGGGATACAAGTTCTTCACAGGAGGCAAAGGGAAGAAGGAAGAG GAAGTGGTAGAAGCAGCACACTGA
- the LOC133669755 gene encoding beta-glucuronosyltransferase GlcAT14A-like: protein MSIKKALVSMRKNGSSHSGRLFSDRKWLIPFFASLLVFLTLFSSATFGVFTSSYGGEQVPFDIVSYSRPEDSSGYFVESDLKKWFDRSRYSELEPPRLAYLISGTKGDSQRMMRTLQAVYHPRNQYILHLDLEAPPRERLMLGGYVKNDPTFQEVGNVRVMAQSNLVTYKGPTMFACTLQAIAIMLRESLEWDWFINLSASDYPLVTQDDLLHVFSNLSRNLNFIEHTQLTGWKLNSRAKPIIVDPGFYSSKKSDLYFTTQRRSLPTSFKLFTGSAWVMLTRSFLEYCIMGWENLPRTILMYYTNFISSPEGYFHTVICNTEEFQNTAIGHDLHYIAWDSPPKQHPISLTMKDFVKMVKSNAPFARKFARDDPVLDKIDKEILNRTGRFAPGAWCIGGSDNGSDPCSIRGNYSVFRPGPGAQRLQELLQTLLAEDFRKKQCS from the exons ATGTCTATCAAAAAGGCATTGGTGAGTATGAGGAAGAATGGAAGTTCCCACTCAGGAAGGTTGTTCAGTGATAGAAAATGGCTTATCCCATTCTTTGCAAGCTTGCTCGTGTTCTTAACTCTGTTTTCATCGGCTACTTTTGGGGTGTTTACATCTTCTTATGGAGGAGAGCAGGTGCCATTTGACATTGTTTCGTATTCAAGACCGGAGGACTCAAGTGGGTATTTCGTAGAATCGGATTTAAAGAAATGGTTTGATAGAAGTAGGTATTCAGAATTGGAACCGCCTAGATTAGCTTATCTCATTTCAGGTACGAAGGGTGATAGTCAAAGAATGATGAGGACTTTGCAGGCTGTGTATCATCCTAGAAATCAGTATATTCTACATTTGGATCTTGAGGCACCCCCACGAGAAAGGTTGATGTTGGGAGGGTATGTGAAGAATGATCCAACGTTTCAAGAAGTTGGGAATGTGCGTGTAATGGCACAGTCCAACTTGGTGACTTATAAAGGGCCTACAATGTTTGCCTGTACCCTTCAAGCAATTGCAATCATGTTGAGGGAGAGTTTAGAGTGGGACTGGTTTATCAATCTCAGTGCTTCAGATTATCCTCTTGTGACACAAGATG ATTTGCTCCATGTGTTCTCAAATTTGTCTAGAAACCTTAATTTCATTGAACATACACAGCTAACTGGATGGAAATT GAACTCGAGGGCAAAACCGATTATTGTTGATCCAGGCTTTTACTCATCAAAGAAATCTGACCTTTATTTTACTACTCAACGCAGATCACTTCCCACATCTTTCAAGTTGTTTACTG GTTCAGCATGGGTAATGCTGACACGATCGTTTCTCGAATACTGTATAATGGGATGGGAGAACCTTCCACGAACTATCCTAATGTACTACACAAATTTCATCTCCTCTCCTGAAGGATATTTCCACACTGTTATTTGCAATACTGAAGAATTCCAAAACACAGCCATAGGTCATGATCTCCACTACATAGCCTGGGACAGTCCTCCCAAGCAACACCCTATCTCTTTGACAATGAAAGACTTTGTTAAAATGGTTAAAAGCAATGCCCCATTTGCCCGGAAATTTGCAAGGGATGATCCAGTTTTAGACAAGATTGATAAAGAGATTCTAAACCGCACGGGCAGGTTTGCTCCTGGAGCATGGTGTATTGGCGGCTCAGACAATGGATCTGATCCATGTTCCATACGCGGTAATTATTCAGTATTTAGACCAGGTCCTGGTGCTCAGAGGTTACAGGAACTGCTCCAGACATTATTGGCCGAAGATTTTCGAAAAAAACAGTGTTCATga
- the LOC133669689 gene encoding uncharacterized protein LOC133669689 codes for MDFDSSCKNKKTANESMLICCMLFISEARNRAALDLIERAARIDPESVIVNKFEDRVYNRIRFTIVSYVVVDSTGSPIYSPLHQTVLAIVEAAYGAINLELHSGAHPRLGVVDDIAFHPMAEASLDEAAWLAKAVAADIGSRFQVPVFLYAAAHPTGRAPDTIRRELGYYRPNFMGSQWAGWNIPEILPENPDHGPNHVSRTRGVTLIGARSWVTLYNIPIMCTDVSTARRIARMVSARGGGLPTVQSLALFHGDDSAEIACMLLEPNRIGPDRVQAQVEMLAAQEGLDVEKGYFTDLSPEMIVQKYMNLISARRD; via the exons ATGGATTTTGACTCTAGTTGCAAG AACAAAAAAACTGCAAATGAATCCATGCTGATATGCTGCATGCTCTTCATCTCTGAAGCACGTAACCGTGCAGCTCTGGACTTAATTGAACGAGCTGCTAGGATCGACCCAGAAAGTGTCATTGTAAACAAATTTGAGGACCGAGTTTATAATAGGATCAGGTTCACTATTGTATCATATGTTGTTGTTGATAGCACTGGTAGTCCCATTTATAGTCCATTGCACCAAACTGTACTAGCCATTGTTGAGGCTGCTTACGGAGCCATTAACCTAGAGTTGCACTCTGGCGCACACCCTCGACTTGGCGTTGTAGATGATATTGCTTTCCACCCTATGGCTGAAGCATCACTGGATGAAGCAGCCTGGCTTGCTAAGGCTGTGGCAGCAGATATTGGCAGCAGATTTCAAG TGCCGGTATTTCTTTATGCTGCAGCACACCCAACAGGCAGGGCCCCGGACACAATCAGGCGTGAGCTAGGCTACTACAGGCCAAATTTCATGGGCAGCCAATGGGCAGGGTGGAACATACCCGAAATTCTCCCAGAAAATCCTGACCATGGTCCAAACCATGTGTCTCGGACCAGAGGAGTCACACTGATAGGGGCACGGTCATGGGTCACATTATACAACATTCCCATCATGTGCACCGATGTTTCAACTGCTCGACGGATAGCACGCATGGTAAGTGCTCGCGGTGGTGGACTCCCAACAGTACAATCGTTGGCCCTATTTCATGGCGATGATTCAGCTGAGATTGCTTGCATGCTCTTGGAGCCTAATCGGATTGGCCCAGACAGGGTGCAAGCACAGGTTGAGATGTTGGCAGCTCAAGAAGGGTTGGATGTAGAGAAGGGCTATTTCACTGATCTTTCACCAGAAATGATTGTGCAAAAGTACATGAATTTAATCTCTGCTAGGAGAGACTGA
- the LOC133669747 gene encoding uncharacterized protein LOC133669747 has translation MAMGGSHKGNGNGNRGKPYGLMLLLAFGAALLGVMVLHKVRERRIFNLLVEEKGQELISLQLLLQKEGQRSKEMKRKTEEMKAKIYSLRIQKMELDRRLLEMQSTIGSMKDEQKIMESALEEKQSEIKMLRETNKGAEKETLQMEVLRESLKQKEAEIEDLKHRLDYPAKIWSVSTDDPSSPPLNMTVTLNMVSENKIEAGKSEEEVLLQESVNDSNGLNSTKGNGGKTTSINQEQVGDTATVENASESKVAIPDRIEEPIAEQLQMLEGSRNGRAIGINNDQVYKSESSQEKGTTVSGEENNASNATETNVSRIGRVSKIADADTDEKSKDGEEHKVTRDGKLELENVQEAEGHQETFRGGVKLEMMDNSRNMRKEKYRHASRVRGKRGEMGTRNRLLEIRNHENNGAEKMRSRKSPTDDQGRLIDREEGRASNDGKTEEIRKAVDSSDGKTIEHQNHEDSKDLQNKLGKDGTNHQMSEDHETLKRLRIAHDSKELTNGSLDAHPGNIGSNDRKQSLDKGQQHEDRQQASGTQESRNSSIMNNKENSNGQVKLIRKHEKQEQTEDSNTEQETDGGAGYFYKDSVSDFEEDKEEYREETDESEF, from the exons ATGGCTATGGGGGGTTCCCACAAAGGAAACGGCAATGGAAATAGAGGGAAGCCATATGGGTTGATGTTGCTTTTGGCATTTGGGGCTGCTTTGCTTGGCGTTATGGTGCTACACAAGGTCAGAGAGAGACGCATCTTCAACCTCCTTGTCGAAGAGAAGGGCCAAGAGCTCATTTCCCTTCAGCTTCTCTTGCAG AAGGAAGGACAACGCAGCAAAGAGATGAAGAGGAAGACTGAAGAGATGAAAGCAAAGATTTACTCTCTAAGAATCCAAAAGATGGAGCTCGACAGGCGGCTTCTGGAGATGCAGTCTACGATTGGTTCTATGAAGGATGAACAAAAGATTATGGAGTCTGCACTCGAGGAGAAGCAAAGTGAGATCAAAATGCTAAGAGAGACGAACAAAGGTGCAGAGAAAGAAACTCTTCAAATGGAAGTACTTAGAGAAAGTCTGAAACAAAAGGAAGCTGAAATTGAGGATTTGAAGCACCGTCTTGACTACCCAGCTAAGATATGGTCAGTCAGCACAGATGACCCATCGAGCCCACCTCTAAACATGACTGTGACCTTGAATATGGTAAGCGAGAATAAGATAGAGGCCGGAAAGAGTGAAGAAGAGGTTCTGTTGCAAGAATCTGTAAACGATAGTAATGGTTTGAATTCAACAAAGGGTAACGGAGGCAAAACTACATCTATCAATCAAGAACAGGTGGGTGATACTGCCACAGTTGAAAATGCAAGTGAAAGCAAGGTAGCAATTCCTGACAGGATAGAAGAGCCCATAGCAGAGCAGTTGCAGATGCTTGAAGGCTCCAGAAATGGAAGAGCCATTGGAATTAATAATGATCAGGTGTACAAAAGTGAAAGTTCTCAAGAGAAGGGCACTACTGTTTCGGGAGAGGAAAATAATGCTTCAAATGCAACTGAGACGAACGTGAGCAGGATTGGAAGAGTATCAAAAATTGCAGATGCAGATACTGACGAGAAATCAAAGGATGGTGAAGAGCATAAAGTTACCCGAGATGGGAAGCTGGAACTCGAAAATGTTCAGGAGGCAGAAGGTCATCAAGAAACTTTTAGGGGTGGTgtgaagttggaaatgatggACAACTCCAGAAATATGAGGAAGGAGAAATACCGCCATGCTAGCAGAGTAAGAGGAAAGCGAGGGGAAATGGGTACCAGGAATAGGCTGCTGGAGATTAGAAATCATGAAAACAATGGGGCTGAGAAGATGAGAAGTAGGAAGTCTCCTACTGATGATCAAGGAAGACTGATAGACAGAGAAGAGGGAAGAGCGTCCAATGATGGAAAAACAGAAGAAATAAGAAAGGCTGTGGATTCTTCTGATGGCAAAACAATCGAGCATCAAAACCATGAAGACTCTAAAGATCTGCAAAACAAACTGGGGAAAGATGGTACAAATCACCAGATGAGTGAAGACCATGAGACATTGAAAAGGCTCCGGATAGCTCATGACAGCAAAGAGCTGACAAATGGAAGCCTAGATGCCCACCCTGGTAACATCGGAAGCAATGACAGGAAACAGAGCCTGGATAAAGGCCAACAACATGAAGATCGACAACAAGCCAGTGGCACGCAAGAAAGCAGAAACAGCAGCATTatgaacaacaaagaaaacagtAATGGACAAGTGAAACTAATCAGAAAGCATGAAAAGCAAGAACAAACAGAGGATTCAAATACAGAACAGGAGACAGATGGAGGAGCTGGATATTTTTATAAGGACTCAGTTTCTgattttgaagaagataaagaagAGTACAGAGAGGAAACGGACGAGTCCGAGTTCTAG